The genomic stretch GGTGAAAGCCTGAATGCAagtggatgcacacacacacacacacacacacacacacaggcacatgcattcagatgcacacaaacacacatgcatttgcaaatgtatacataaacacatacacaagtaTGTACACAAGACAGGGGTTAGGCTGCATTCATGGAGTATGTGATTGAGGGAGGAGGCAAGTGAGGCTGtagaaaggtggggggggggctatttgAGTGACGAAGAGGCAgctgcctgctctctctctctctctctctctctctccatcattgGTGCTGATGCTGAGAgtaacagccacacacacacatacacacacacacacacacactctcgcacatgcaaacatacacaccatCACTGGTTGCAGCCCTGTTCTTCAGTCTACAGCTCCACCCACAGTAAAgtggtggacagacagacaggagaggagaaagagagagaaaaggacagaaaaaagGAGGAGAACGAGAGAAGGCAGTGTGAAGAAAGaagcttcttgtttttttcctccacctGTGGCATCTGTCTTTTGTTCAGGTAAGCCATTCCACAAACCACTGTCAATGTTTCACACGTATGTCATGTTGAATAGCACAAATCAAATTCATGCTCATCTGTAAGTgatacaaattaatattataaaacagTCTCTACAGACTCTACAGGTAGATTATCAAACTTTGATGAGAGCTATGTTTCTTATGGTGATGGTAATAAttatagttgttgttgttgttgttatgagGACGATTACTGCTGTTGTTATAATAATCATAAGGAAATTTACTGCAATAATAGTTATAGGGCAATTTTTTGACTGAGCCTTCTCTAATAGCAAAAGAGGAGGCAGCAGTGCTCAGCGTGAGTTATGCATATGAATACAATGGAGGCTATTACCAAAGCTGTGTTTGCgcaaaagccaaaaaaagtgCTGAAGACATACTGTGACATGGAAATGTTACTTTAACCTCACGGTTGTCTGATTGACCGATTTAGaaatttgtgggggggggtgggggggtttgttttttttgttttgttctgtaaaTATATGAAGAATCACAGACCTGCTCAGATATATTGAATTAAAACCTATTTCAGGATTTCTGTCAGAATCTGGGCTTAAATACAGTTGAGTACCCATGGTAACAGGTACTCCCGCTTTATTCATTCAAAGTGAATTTGATTCACTGCGTTGAAGACAACAcccttaatatatttttttggaaatatatgGACAATCTCAGATATGCTCAGAtatattgaattaaaatatatttcagtatttctgtcAGGATTCAAGCTAAAATACAGTTGAGTACCCATGGTAACAGGTACTCCTGTTGGATTCATTCAAAGTGAATCATTGCACTGAAGACAACATCCTCCAAATGGGAGGTACCAAGACAGTTCATGCAATATTGCATAATGTTGAATGAACTCGTCAATGCATATGCCAGAATAGTTGGATATTCAAACAGTGTATATTTATTCTTTAGTTATTTTTCTAGTACTCAGAGTGTGGAATGTCCTTTTCTGTAATGACTTGCTTCCATATAAActgcatatttttctgtttgtaagTTGCGCTTGCAAAGCTCTTATGACAGATGCAGGGGATGTGgacactagtgtgtgtgtgtgtgtgtgtgtgtgtgtgtgtgtgtgtgcgtgtgtgcgtgcgtgtgcgctcctttgagatttattttattttttcgaCAGCATTCACACTGCTCCACAACATGACACAAACTATAAAACAGCAATGAATCTGCTTTGGAGGAAAATATGCATAATGATTTTCTGGCTGACAGACTTATAATAATATTTGTTCAGAGTGGATCTGTGGAACCATCAGCTGGCGCTTTCACTTAAGACCTCTCTGTCGGATATGGGCAATTTATGCCCTGATGCGCCAAACTGTCTCCTTCTGACACCGACTATCATCCCGTCAGCAGCTGACACCAAAACAATTGAATGATTCACTGCAACGTCTACTTAGTGATTTTAGCGCAGAGAGCTTTTCCGATTAAGCTGGATAGCGTAGAAATAATTACTAGtttctattttgttttgaatgaaagCAAACTGTACAGTAGCttgacagaaaaacacacacacgcaggtctGTATTGTCATGTTAATCAGAGTGAGTACTCACTCTGACCACAGTGCATGTTGCGTTCAGTAATTCCAAACAGAGTTTATCCAGAAATGAGCAGGATCGGACGCAGAATCCTCGGATTAGAATGTGCACATACTTTTGGCTCCCACACAGGGAAAAGGTAGGGCTGCGGGGAGCTCTATCACGATGCCCAGCAAAGTGCTTTGCTGTCATTAGCCAGCAGGGGGAGTAGATATCACATATTTGGTTAGGCACCGTAGTAAGTCCacatctgtgtttctgtctcatTCCAGCCCCCACAAACCCAAGAGGACTGGGTAGCTCTCCAGATGGATCCGCTTCTGGAACAGGTCCTGGGTCGTGTTAACAGCACCCCGGGTGGGCTGCCCCTAAACCACAGCGACCCCCTGAATATGTTTCCAGGCATGCAGCTGCTGCTGAGCTTCAAACCCATTTTTGTGCCTCTCTACTGCCTCCTGGTGGCGGTGGCCTGCGTGGGCAATGCCTCCCTGCTGGTCTGCATCCTGGCGGACAAGAAGCTGTACAACGCCACAAACTTCTTCATCGGCAACCTGGCGGCCGGCGACCTGCTGATGTGCCTGAGCTGCGTGCCCCTGACCGCCTCCTACGCCTTCGACCCCAGCGGCTGGTCCTTCGGCCGGCCCCTCTGCTACCTGGTGCCCCTGCTGCAGGCCGCCACCGTCTTCGCCTCGGCGCTCTCGCTCACCGCCATCGCCGCCGACCGCTACGTGGTGGTGGCCCACCCAGTCCGCCGCCGCATCTCCCTGCGCTGCTGCTCGGGCGTGGCGCTGGGCGTGTGGGGCCTGGCGCTGGCCCTGGCCGCGCCCCCCTCTATGAACACCCGCTACCTGGACCTGAGGCCCAGCGGGCTGGAGCTGGTGGTGTGCGAGGAGTTCTGGCCGGGGACGGGCCGGCTCAGGATGCTGTACTCCTGCTTCATGCTGCTGGCGTCCTACATGGTGCCGCTGCTGTCGGTCAGCGTGTCCTACTGCGCCATCACCGCCCACCTCCGCCAGCGCTGCCTGCCCGGCGCCCCCACCCACAGCCAGCAGAGCTGGAACAGGAAGAGGCGCAAGACCTTCTCCCTGCTGGTGGCCTCCGTGCTCGCCttcgccctctgctggctgccCCTGCAGGTGCTCAACCTCCTGCTGGACCTGGACGGCGAGTTCCGCATCGTGGACAAGCGCTACGTCAACGTGCTGCAGGTCTCCTGCCACCTGGTGGCCATGAGCTCCGCCTGCTACAACCCCTTCATCTACGCCTCGCTGCACAGCAAGCTGCGGCTGCACCTGCGCGCGTGGATGCGGCCCCGCCGTCGCCGCCGGCAACCAGGCGGCCTGGTCTCGCTCCACGCCTCCCGCCACAACGCCACCTGCCTCAGCCTGGTGTCCGAGCCGCCGGGCAAGGAGGGCCGCGACGCGTCTCAGAGTCGCGTCGACAACTTTCTCTGAAATCCCCTCCCCAAAAtaccccgccctcctccccaaTGCTTCTCCCAATAGGACACTTCCTTCGTGCAAACGGGGATCTAAACTAATCTCTGACGGCTCCATCAAGGCCGACTATCTCCTTCGGCTTGAGCAGTGCATTTGCAGGGTAACTTGCATGGCTCTTGGCCTGCTTTGGCGGTCAGTGCCACGGTTCTCCAGCAGAAAAGTTGACACGGGAACCGCAAACCCCTAGTGACAACCATTTCATAAGAACTCATATCCATAAAGCAAAAGAGTGAAGTGTGGCCCAGGCTGTCTACACTGATGAACAAGTATTGATGTCTCCACGGGAGCAACTGCCTTATGAACCCTCTCAGCTCAGATAGGATTATAAATAGCATGGTTTAAAGATCTCACTACCCGGGGCAATGGACAAAGAGCCACTCTCAGTAGCTGCCATTATCTCTATAGCTGTGAATTTGCTCATTATGCTGATGATAAGGGGAGAGTTCATCTTCTCTGGCCCATTGACGTCTCAGTGAGCCCTCAAATGCCCATCCGTTTTTAAATGCACAGGACCTTGGTCTTGGTCAGTAGAGAGACTCTTCCGCCGATTGTTTAAACTTCATGATCCCAGGGTGCTTTGCACAGGCTGCCGTACCATGTAATGATCAGGCTTTTGTTAAGGATTACACACCAAACATCTGGTTAACCTGACTTATTGTATATATGAATTCAAAGCGAATGTGATTCTTTTTTGGGCACATAGGTTTATGGGCTACTCACAAGCTTCAAGTTTTCTTGGAGTTCAATACTGAGTTACCTCACTGAAATACGAACTTGGTAAATCtaactttttttgtgataaCAAACCTCTAAGATTGCAAAAGCACAGTACATGGGTGGAGGGGGACAGACTATTTCCTCAACGACctttgagagagagcaggcaaTATTGCCAAGATATCCTGAAGTCCCCTTCCTGCATGGCTGCATGTCCTTGTCATGACACTTGACTATTCTGGCTCCACAATGAATGGAATGAAGTTCAACAGAGGTGTGAACAGCAGAATTACCGGCAGCCATTTTCTGTCAGAGATTCAAGACCTACCTCTTCAGCTTGAATCAGCTTGGATCCCTTCCTATACCCGCACAccccagaattttttttgcctgactaaattatttttggattgTGTTAGCATGCATAATGGCTTTAAATGGATGTTAGCTGTGTGAatcaattatttgttttgttgttctaTTTTGGTGTGAATTAACTTTTAGTGCATTATTGATGTtgcactgcaaaataaattctTCTAAATGAAAGAAAGTTGATATAAAGCCTTACATAACCGATTGAAACTTCTTCTTGTTAAAAGGCTCTCAGCCAAAACTCATGCTGCTACAATTTTTTTGACATCCAGCTAAATCACACATTTGCTTTGTCTGCATTGTGATCTCACTGTCAGCAGTCCGAAGTGACCACACTCACCACAATCTGAACGGTTCCCCATGGCAACAATAGGCTGCTTCAAAGGCTTTACAAACCCTGCTTTTCAGCATCAAAGCTATCGTAGGAAAACACGTCCAGCACCTCACTCCACTGACCGAGCTCGCACGGTCCTACAAATCTAAGCCAAGCACAGTAGTCCATGCTTTTCCCCGTGCACCGAGATTAACCCACAATGCAATTCATCTGCATGGCAAAAACATGAAATGCGCTTGATCTACACAAAGTGGCCCCTTGAGCAGTGTGCTTTTATCAAGTTGGCTTAGGTGCTAATGCACTGAGTGATATGTAATGAGACACACAGCCTTATTGGCTTCTTATAAGAGGGCGCCAGGATTTCATCATTCTGAAGGATATGCGGATGGGTGCTTGTTAAACAGTGAAAActtcacagaacaaaatgacttgtgCTAAACAAACTCCAGCGCTGTTAAATCAATTATAACAGAGTCCAATAGGGACAACACACGTGTACTCTGTTACAGTTAACAGCACTCtatatcagagttgattttacatcAAAAACTTTGCTGTGCAGTATATGGTTACTGTGAGGGATTTTgacaatccaaaaaaaaatatgacggAAGTAGAAACCAAAAGTTGAGGTGGCTTTGAGATGTGGCATTGGTTTAGACAACACTGGTGGTGTATTAGTCAACGTGTGTGCTTCGTGCTCCATCTTTCTTTTAGGCTGTCAACATATAATGGGTGACTTCCTCTGACTAATGAACAAGCTGGTATGATTCTTTCCGCCAATTGTTCtctatttactgtatatttttcaaataattgtttttgttacattaaTACTTGTTTCCCCACAGATGGGGATGACTGTGgaaaaaatttatttcataCCCTCAAGCatgatatttgtattttaaaataattttcaaattattGCCCAAGCTAagacaaatgcattttaaatattatagcGACTTTGACAGTTTATAACAAAAGTCAATGAGTTTTTTCAAGACTAGACTTCAgagaagacaaacacacatacacacacgcacttgatcacttacacacactcacacacacacacgcatgactTTGTCCAGGGTGCTCAGTCCATTTTCCTATTTTCACTGAAGAAGGTATAGGGTCCGTCGGGAAAATTTGTTCATGCACTCACgtaatttttttgtgtaatgttaTTATAGCTGGATAAAAGACGGCCTTGCTTACCTGTTTCAGAATAAGAATAAAGTGTTCTCGATATAAGTGTTCTTGAATAAAAACGTCTTCATGTACGGTAATGTATGTGTCTTCCCCATTTATTGCCAGCCTAGTACAAAGAACCTAACtcacaccagaaaaaaaaaacatcttttccaCTTTTATTAAAAGCAACTGATCAGTAATTTTCTGATCGATATCACTTCgctttcctctgtctctctacatCAGCTTCAGGCTTTCGCTCAATACCGCTGATGAAATCTATTCATTTGAAAGTACATTATGTCTGGTCTGGATACGAGACATCCAAGAAAAGCTCTGCGGAGACTGAATCgaatgaggggggaaaaaaaaaaaaaacagccgaaAAAACAGGCCGGGTCCTCACTTGAGCCGACGACGCTGGAGCCCGGACTCTGAGCGCACATGCTAATTACGGGATTTAGCCACCCGCCTCGAGGCTAATCTGATGTAAGGCTCCCAGTGCGGTTTACGCcacagtttccccccccccgggggatccgacacacacagacgccCGTTTCGGTTAAAGGGCTTTACGCAAACGGCCCTGTTCTTCGGCTAATCGGCCGCGGAAACGGATTCCTCGCAGTTGGACGCTGCCAGCGGCGTGGGAGGAGCCCCTGAAAGCTTGGCAGAGACGGAGCGCCATGCTCGGCAGAGACCCCCGCGGTTACCAAAAAGCTAACCTTTTCACCACGTTTGCCCAACACCAGGGTACCCTTATGATACTAATCTGCCGCAGTCACCAGACCTACTGAGAAGTGCGATGTTGAGCACTCTTTCATAAATGGCACCATACAATAACATGGATTTTTATCTAATGATATGTGCAAGATGGGGCAGGAGTTAACTGGCTCAATAGTGTTTGCATTGCTGTGCAGATGAAGCCTACCTCAGGTTATCTCTGGCTACCTCAGTGACATGGGTTGTGCATGAAAGGTTTTGCAGCTATAACATAAaagtttgaatatttcaaatcaTAATGGAGTGGTTCTGGTACATTACCATCcttcccaaataaaaaaaaaaaagatttctgagGCCGTTTCAGTTCCCCAGCATTGATCCAGGAGGCCCACAACCTCACACcataaaaatttagcattttcaagatgggggggggggggggtggctcttGCATTGGAAGGAGATTCAAATCTTCTttgtcatctgattggctaGCTGCTTGTCTTTGCTTCAATGCcagctgtaaaaaaatgtatttcttccaGCACTTTCTGTGACAGAGAAGTTGGCTGCTGATTGCTGCAAGATGAAATAGTGGAGCCGGCTGAATAGTTAATTTTCCTCCATTCAACCCAAGTAGTTGTGCACCACACCTCCATTGTTGTCATTTATCTATGTCCATTGATTAAATCAAAACCTTTCATACCATTCGCCACTCTATGGTAGATTAAGCAGTATATCAATGTCTCTGAACACTCTCTGGCCTGGTTCACCCGCTGTTTATCTGAAAGACAGCTGTGGTTAAATAAGAACAGTTGCTATCTCACCCCCTGGCTGTCACTATGGGAGAGCCCCAAGGTTCGATCCTGGGCTCCATACCCTTCTCGTTATATTCCCGTGACATTGGCCATTCTGTTGGAGTTTCCTCCCTCCATCTAAATGCTGATGACACTGTGTTGTACTCGGTTAGCCCCTCCCTGAATGCTGTTCTAGACTCTCTGTAAGACAGGTTCCTTAAAATACGACAGGCTGTTTTAGACTCCCTGTGGGACAATTTCCTTAAAATAACACAGGCTTTCTCCGCACTGCACCTTATGGTAAATAAGTCAAACGCAATGATAGTGTGGCTTGCTAGGAACATCTCTGTTCCCTCTGTGACACTTCCACCAGTGATGGTTCTGTTCATGAGCTTGTCATATAAGTACCTGAATATGGCTAGACTGCATTCTAccccttctcctccagctcaaGAACAATGATAAGATCTCCACTTGGCTTTTTGTACTGGAATCCCTCCGCACTCAGGACATTATGTCACGATCACTTGTCAGACGCTCTTATGCAGAGTGACATAGAGTACTGGAGAACATCCGCGCTGAcaactctcaggaatacaaaaagggaaatatcaccaagaaggcacatgGGCCCATTTATATGCAATAAGCGTAAtgctaacaaaacaaacagcaatttgTGCCAAAATAAAGCACCACTAGACAGATAACCTATCTTTATACAGCTATACCTATAGCattatctaaaataaaatataaagaaagaTACAAAGAAAGAATATCTAACGGGGGCACGGTGTggacatgggggagggggatgggttCTAGATGCCCAGAGGTAGCAGAATGGAAAGATCTGGTAGGTGTATAGGGTCGGATGAGCTTTTGAACATATAATAGACCTGCCTCTTTACCTGCTCAAAAGGCCAGCACCAAGGTTCTGAATTTGAAGCTGATTGGTGTCAAAATATCCACCGGTTCATGTTCATTTACATTGGGGAGGGGTTTGGCAGTGAGGAGAAAGTGGTGAACAGTTTATAGGGGTTACAACAAGTTGAATTCTCAATTCTACTCAGGTAAAAAGTTTGCCTTAGGGTGATTGTAATActcaataaaactttatttatatagcacaagTCATATATCAAATGCAACTCCAAGTGCTGAACATAAAAAGTGCAAATAAGAGTAtgttaaaaagtttaaataaaaaacatgaaagtgaataaataaaatataataaaaactaataataaaataagaaataacagTAAAGTGCAAGTCGAA from Anguilla anguilla isolate fAngAng1 chromosome 12, fAngAng1.pri, whole genome shotgun sequence encodes the following:
- the si:dkey-202l22.3 gene encoding 7 transmembrane receptor domain-containing protein, which codes for MDPLLEQVLGRVNSTPGGLPLNHSDPLNMFPGMQLLLSFKPIFVPLYCLLVAVACVGNASLLVCILADKKLYNATNFFIGNLAAGDLLMCLSCVPLTASYAFDPSGWSFGRPLCYLVPLLQAATVFASALSLTAIAADRYVVVAHPVRRRISLRCCSGVALGVWGLALALAAPPSMNTRYLDLRPSGLELVVCEEFWPGTGRLRMLYSCFMLLASYMVPLLSVSVSYCAITAHLRQRCLPGAPTHSQQSWNRKRRKTFSLLVASVLAFALCWLPLQVLNLLLDLDGEFRIVDKRYVNVLQVSCHLVAMSSACYNPFIYASLHSKLRLHLRAWMRPRRRRRQPGGLVSLHASRHNATCLSLVSEPPGKEGRDASQSRVDNFL